The Metallosphaera hakonensis JCM 8857 = DSM 7519 genome includes the window CTATTAAAGATCGTATCCAATTGGTTAGTTTCGTCGAATATCAGGTAGCCCCCAGAGTCCTCATTTCTAACCAGGAGTAAGGGCCATCCAATGAGAGACGCGGACGTTATCCTTGTTTTTCTAGTAAACATCCTTGATAGAGCTACTGCCATCTGTCTCTCTGGTGACAATGGAGATCCGTTCTGGTCGACAACCAACGCTACGTATATCGTTTTCATCTAAATCCCTTAGAATGACTACTCAGTTTAATTTTTTAACCATATTGTATTACCCAAGCAAGGACATTAGTTACAAGTATTTTGGGTAGATGAATGCCTACGTTCTTGGTAGAACCTCGACTACAATCATTCCTTAAAATCTTGAGTAGATCAGGGTTGGAACTACAGTTCTTGTGGTACTCCATACTTTACTAGGACCACATCACTAAGGTCGGGCCTTTTCGAATTTTCATGGATTTGCATCCAATTATCAGCCCTTCGAACTTCACCGAAGTCGCGAGGAGTTGCCCCGTTTGCATCCCTTCGTCCCTTTAGCGGGATAACCCCAGGTCTAAGAAATTTTTGTCATACTCTTACAAAAATAAGGGGCAATCCACCTCTCTTAACACCCCGTTAAATCAAACGTAATTTGATACCTCCAATACAGTCTGTTTTAACTTTTCCCAGATCTCCAGGAACTCGGGATCTAGATCACTCTCTGGACTCTCCAAGGACCTTACAGTTTTAGTAATCCCTCCCTCAACTAAGAGTCTGTCTATATACCTGGTTCTTTGTGCCACTAGGTAAAACAACTCTAGCTTTTTCTTCTCCAAGAACTCCTCTAATGTTCCGGCAAGTCCCAGAGCTTTGAGAGAGTCCCTTCTTCCCACGGTCTTAGCCCAAGGATATTTTCTCCTCGTCTCTTCCATAACCTCGCTATCGTAGGCGATATCGTTTAGGACCTCTAACTGATCCCTAGAGTCGTCCTCTCTCCTCTTATTAACTAGGTCAGTGATGAAAGGAAAGAAATCTTGAGTGAGTTTTACTTCTCCCTCCTCTGGGTATGGATAAATGGAGTTCCTAATTGCCTCCTCCCTTATCGCGTCATAGGCTACCTTTATGTCATCCCTCGCTTTTTGGACCTGAAGTGGTCGATTGAGAATCACAGACGACATTCCAATAACAGATACCACATCCATCGTGATTAGGAGTTGGACTGCCTGATCGTAACCCGGTTCGGCCAACCTAGAGTAGAACTTCCTACTCTTCAGATAGAGGGTAGGCCATTTGGAGATGTGGAATAAAATGGGACTTCTAGAATAGTAAATTTTCATGTAATACCCCCCGTTCATTCTCCTATAGACGTATATCGCCTTATCCTTCTCTATACCTACCCTAGTTGCAAGTTCTATGAAATCCAAAGAAACACCAAGTTTGGAAGAAAACAGAGGATTAAAAACTAGCAGATTCTTGACTTCTATCTTTTATCTATGTAGCCCTTCTCCACCAAGAGCTCCGCTGTTAGAACGCCTCCGCCAGCTGCCCCTCTCACTGTGTTATGGATAAGGGAGACGAACCTAATTGTTCGAGAGTTCACTTGTTTGAGTCTCCCTACCACTATGCTCATTCCTGGCGGATTTCCTGCCCACCTATCGAAGAACACCTGAGGTCTTGCATCTTGTGTGGTAACCAGTATGGGTTTCTCAGGAGCTGTCGGTAACTTCAGATCCTGTGGCTCACCCTTGAAGGTCTCCATGGAATCCATAACTTTCCTCACATCGGTGTCCTCCTTAAAGGTTACATATGCCACCTCGTAATGGCCATGAATGGTAGCTATCCTGTGGGTGGTGGCATCAAGGGTTATTTCATTAACCTCCGGTTCGTTAACGTTCCTTTTGACCTCGCTTAATATCCTTGTGATTTCCTTCACTGTCTTGGCATCGTATCCATCACCTAGGGGAAGAGCGTTGTCCACAATGTCCAGAGAAGCTATTCCCGGGTATCCCGCGCCCGACAAGGATTGCATCGTGGTTATCATTACCCCGCTCATCTTGAAGTTCTTGTAGATTGGGGTCAATGGAATTGCCGCACCCTGGGCTGTGCATAGGGGAGTGGTCACTATGAATCCCTTCCAATCTCTGTTCTTTCTCTGCTCATCTATCAGCGTCACCGTATGGGGATTAACCTCAGGTATGATCATTGGAACATCTCTATCGAACCTGTGGTCTGGAGAATTGCTAATCACGTTGAAGCCCATCTTTGCGAACTGTTCCTCTACAGGGCCTGCTGCACCTTGAGGTAAGGGAGAGAACAAAATGTCGACGTCATCCATTAGTTTAGGGTCTGTTGGCTTGACTTCTTGGTTAGCAATGTCCTTGGGGATATTTCCCGTGGTTTGCCATCTCACAATCTCGCCGTACGGTTTCCCCACAGAACCCTTTCCTGCCAAGTATGCAGGCTTTATGTATGGATGATCAGCTAACATTCTTACGTATTCTATGCCTACCAATCCCGTGGCCCCAAGTATGGCGGCCTTTAGAGTTCTCCTCATAAATATCACTAACTATTCTGCACTTGTAGAATATAAACTTACTTTAACCGTATAAGCCCTTCATTTTATACTCCTATAGAAATAAAAAAGGCCTCTACAAATCCACTGATGGTGAGAGTTAAGGCGACGAGACCTATGACAAGAACGTAGGTAGACAGTTCTTGCTTCCATCTACCGTTGAGTACAGCTTTGGTGAAAAAGTAGCTCTCGGTCATCATTGCAGTATAGGAAACAAACTCCAACCAGAAGAACGGGAGAAACGCCTCCAGTGTGGGAAGGGCCACACCAGGAATCCCCTCCACGGAACCAATGGCTGAAAATGCGTATCCAGTATCTGCCATAATGAATAAACCGGCGGGGATCCCAATGAAGGGAAGCGACATGAATAGGGAGAGGAAGAAGTTATGTCCAGCTATGGACGTCCCCATCCCCACTATTCCCTGATTTGGAGAAACCGTAGAGTTAAGCGAACCCAAGATCTGTTGCCCTACCTGAGGGGAACTAGGGAACGAAGCAACTAAGAAGAGAACAGTAACATTAATCACCAATATAATGAAATAAAACTTCACTCTTTCCATTTCCATGAACTTAGAGTTGATCCCGAGGAAAAAAGGCTTTTCAAAGGTCTAGACTAACACCGCACCCCTTGCTGAGGAGGTCACGAGTTT containing:
- the asd gene encoding aspartate-semialdehyde dehydrogenase; protein product: MRRTLKAAILGATGLVGIEYVRMLADHPYIKPAYLAGKGSVGKPYGEIVRWQTTGNIPKDIANQEVKPTDPKLMDDVDILFSPLPQGAAGPVEEQFAKMGFNVISNSPDHRFDRDVPMIIPEVNPHTVTLIDEQRKNRDWKGFIVTTPLCTAQGAAIPLTPIYKNFKMSGVMITTMQSLSGAGYPGIASLDIVDNALPLGDGYDAKTVKEITRILSEVKRNVNEPEVNEITLDATTHRIATIHGHYEVAYVTFKEDTDVRKVMDSMETFKGEPQDLKLPTAPEKPILVTTQDARPQVFFDRWAGNPPGMSIVVGRLKQVNSRTIRFVSLIHNTVRGAAGGGVLTAELLVEKGYIDKR